The Lysobacter gummosus genome includes a region encoding these proteins:
- a CDS encoding AmpG family muropeptide MFS transporter, with protein MTSEAGASDSPVAAAKPARSGWRLVLSNLRQPKVLVMLLLGFSSGIPIYLVGNTLGFWMRENGIELSMIGVLSWVGLAYSLKFLWAPLVDKLDAPLFGRWLGRRRGWMLLSQIVAAVALVGMAWVEPRQGQLLIGGLVLDQLLVFGALALVVAFASSTQDIVIDAWRIESADSAEQQGLLTSTSTLGYRGALLVTDSLILILAAHAGWSLSYDAMALLMGVGVLAVLAAREPAASVLAAATPHPALFTARGLFDALVGPFIAFFRQHGRWALLILLTISLFRLPDFLMGPMANPFYADLGVDKETVGTVRGSFGLIATVAGVAVAGLSAVRFGFIATLIAGAVLGPGSNLAFAYLALHGGDTGVFTAAMVIDNFCNGYAGVALVGYMSSLTNAGYTATQYALLSSFYALLGKMLKGLSGFAVEHLETGRSLLEAYALFFVATAVIGIPALVLCIVLAVRKPPLVMPPPT; from the coding sequence ATGACCTCTGAGGCCGGCGCCTCGGATTCCCCCGTCGCCGCCGCCAAGCCCGCGCGCTCGGGCTGGCGCCTGGTGCTGAGCAACCTGCGCCAGCCCAAGGTGCTGGTGATGCTGCTGCTGGGCTTCAGCTCGGGCATTCCGATCTATCTGGTCGGCAACACGCTCGGCTTCTGGATGCGCGAGAACGGCATCGAGTTGTCCATGATCGGCGTGCTGTCCTGGGTCGGCCTGGCCTATTCGCTGAAGTTCCTGTGGGCGCCGCTGGTGGACAAGCTCGACGCGCCGCTGTTCGGCCGCTGGCTCGGCCGGCGCCGCGGCTGGATGCTGTTGTCGCAGATCGTCGCCGCCGTCGCCCTGGTCGGCATGGCCTGGGTCGAACCGCGCCAGGGCCAGTTGCTGATCGGCGGGCTGGTGCTGGATCAACTGCTGGTGTTCGGCGCGCTGGCGCTGGTGGTGGCGTTCGCCTCGTCCACGCAGGACATCGTGATCGACGCCTGGCGCATCGAAAGCGCCGACAGCGCCGAGCAGCAGGGGCTGCTGACTTCGACGTCCACGCTGGGGTATCGCGGCGCGTTGTTGGTCACCGACTCGCTGATCCTGATTCTCGCCGCGCACGCCGGCTGGTCGCTGTCCTATGACGCAATGGCGTTGCTGATGGGCGTGGGCGTGCTGGCGGTGCTGGCCGCGCGCGAGCCGGCGGCCAGCGTGCTCGCCGCAGCCACGCCGCATCCGGCGCTGTTCACCGCACGCGGCCTGTTCGACGCCCTGGTCGGCCCGTTCATCGCCTTCTTCCGCCAGCACGGCCGCTGGGCGCTGCTGATCCTGCTGACCATCAGCCTGTTCCGGCTGCCCGATTTCCTGATGGGGCCGATGGCCAACCCGTTCTACGCCGACCTGGGCGTGGACAAGGAAACCGTCGGCACCGTGCGCGGCTCGTTCGGGCTGATCGCGACCGTCGCCGGCGTCGCCGTCGCCGGCCTGAGCGCAGTGCGCTTCGGCTTCATCGCCACCCTGATCGCCGGCGCCGTGCTCGGCCCGGGCTCGAACCTGGCCTTCGCCTACCTGGCCCTGCACGGCGGCGACACCGGCGTGTTCACCGCGGCGATGGTCATCGACAACTTCTGCAACGGCTATGCCGGCGTGGCCCTGGTCGGCTACATGTCCAGCCTGACCAACGCCGGCTACACCGCCACCCAGTACGCCCTGCTCAGCTCGTTCTATGCCTTGCTCGGCAAGATGCTCAAGGGCTTGTCCGGCTTCGCGGTCGAGCATCTGGAAACCGGGCGCAGCCTGCTGGAGGCG